One window of Prionailurus bengalensis isolate Pbe53 chromosome B1, Fcat_Pben_1.1_paternal_pri, whole genome shotgun sequence genomic DNA carries:
- the LOC122468347 gene encoding 40S ribosomal protein S21-like: MQDEANQLVDLYMPWKCSLSNRIMDAEDHTSIQTNTADFEKVTGRFNGQFKTCAICGATCRMGESDDSILRLAKANGIISKNF, from the coding sequence ATGCAGGATGAGGCCAACCAGTTGGTGGACCTGTACATGCCATGGAAATGCTCCCTCAGCAACAGGATCATGGACGCCGAGGACCACACATCCATCCAGACGAACACGGCGGACTTCGAGAAGGTAACAGGCAGGTTCAACGGCCAGTTTAAAACCTGTGCTATCTGTGGGGCCACTTGCAGGATGGGTGAGTCAGATGACTCCATCCTCCGACTGGCCAAGGCCAACGGCATCATTTCAAAGAACTTCTGA